Proteins co-encoded in one Nitratireductor kimnyeongensis genomic window:
- a CDS encoding amidohydrolase family protein: MQYIDAFNHFFPKPLWDKIQTFEGAGKNIGKRMQNIPCIFDLEERFRVIEPFENYRQILSLGMPPIEQMGTPDKTPELARLGNEGFAELVSKHPRHFPGYLAALPMNNPDAAVVELERVFSANDGAVGVQIHTNVNGAPLDDEQFFPIFETAAKYDRPVFLHPSRGEEMPDYLTESKSRYEIWWTFGWPYETSAAMARIALSGMMDKLPGLKVLAHHLGAMVPFFEGRVGPGQDQLGKRTSTEDLSHVLKGLKKRPFDYFKDFYADTAVFGSRAATVCGLEFYGVDKVLFASDSPFDPEKGPGYIRDTIAVLKSLDLPQEDMEKICYKNAQKLFRID, encoded by the coding sequence ATGCAGTATATCGATGCCTTCAATCATTTCTTCCCGAAGCCGCTTTGGGACAAAATTCAGACCTTTGAAGGGGCGGGCAAAAATATTGGCAAGCGCATGCAGAACATCCCCTGCATCTTCGATCTGGAGGAGCGTTTCAGAGTCATCGAGCCTTTCGAGAATTATCGGCAGATCCTGAGTTTGGGGATGCCGCCCATCGAGCAGATGGGCACGCCGGACAAGACGCCTGAGCTTGCACGCCTGGGCAATGAAGGGTTTGCCGAACTTGTCAGCAAGCACCCCAGACATTTTCCAGGTTATCTCGCGGCGTTGCCGATGAACAATCCGGATGCTGCCGTGGTTGAACTGGAACGCGTGTTCTCAGCCAATGATGGTGCGGTCGGCGTTCAGATTCACACGAACGTCAACGGTGCGCCACTCGATGACGAGCAGTTTTTTCCGATTTTCGAAACGGCGGCCAAGTATGATCGGCCCGTGTTCCTGCATCCTTCGCGCGGCGAAGAAATGCCGGATTATCTCACGGAATCCAAGTCTCGCTACGAAATCTGGTGGACGTTCGGATGGCCCTATGAGACGAGCGCGGCAATGGCGCGGATCGCCCTTTCCGGCATGATGGACAAATTGCCGGGGCTGAAGGTTCTCGCTCATCATCTGGGTGCCATGGTTCCCTTTTTCGAAGGCCGCGTCGGGCCGGGACAGGATCAACTCGGGAAGCGCACATCGACCGAGGATCTTTCGCACGTGTTGAAAGGGCTGAAGAAGCGCCCGTTCGACTATTTCAAGGATTTCTACGCCGACACAGCGGTATTTGGTTCACGTGCAGCCACCGTCTGCGGGTTGGAATTCTATGGCGTGGACAAGGTGCTGTTTGCATCTGACAGTCCGTTCGACCCTGAAAAAGGTCCGGGCTATATCCGTGATACGATTGCGGTCTTGAAGTCTCTGGACCTGCCGCAGGAGGACATGGAGAAAATCTGTTACAAGAACGCCCAAAAACTGTTCCGCATTGATTGA
- the pcaC gene encoding 4-carboxymuconolactone decarboxylase — MSERYDRGMKVRREVLGDAHVDRAEAAKTPFDQSFQSLITEGAWGTVWASDRLTRRERSMLTVALLAATGNFEEIPMHIRATARTGASREDIAEALQHVAIYAGVPKANHALKLAKQTYAEMEENDE, encoded by the coding sequence ATGAGTGAAAGGTATGACAGGGGCATGAAAGTGCGCCGCGAGGTGCTCGGAGACGCCCATGTGGATCGGGCGGAGGCCGCCAAGACCCCATTTGATCAGTCGTTTCAGTCGCTGATCACCGAGGGCGCCTGGGGCACGGTGTGGGCGTCCGACCGCCTTACCCGTCGTGAGCGGTCCATGCTGACCGTCGCACTTCTTGCAGCGACTGGCAATTTCGAGGAAATTCCAATGCATATACGCGCCACGGCCCGCACGGGAGCCTCCAGGGAGGATATTGCCGAAGCACTGCAACATGTGGCCATTTATGCCGGTGTGCCAAAGGCCAACCACGCCCTCAAGCTTGCCAAACAAACTTACGCGGAAATGGAGGAGAATGACGAATGA
- the pcaH gene encoding protocatechuate 3,4-dioxygenase subunit beta, which translates to MRDLGPLIPRNHSVHPAAYAEDYKTSVTRSPNLPLLSMESTPSEETGPVFGAELIGELDNNLILNWSKGLAPAVGERILVHGHVLDENCRPVPNALVEIWQANAGGRYRHVKDTYFAPLDPNFGGCGRTLTDEGGYYEFLTIRPGAYPWPNRANDWRPMHIHFSIFGHSFGQRLVTQMYFEGDPLIAHCPIAATVKERSHLDRLVAPLDLSKSRPLDYLAYKFDIVLRGRRQTMFENKLEGM; encoded by the coding sequence ATGAGGGATCTCGGACCACTCATCCCGCGCAATCATTCGGTTCATCCGGCAGCTTATGCTGAGGACTACAAGACAAGCGTGACGCGCTCGCCCAATCTGCCGCTTCTTTCGATGGAGAGCACACCCTCGGAGGAAACCGGTCCTGTTTTCGGGGCGGAACTGATCGGTGAGCTGGACAACAACCTCATCCTCAACTGGTCCAAGGGGCTTGCCCCCGCCGTGGGTGAGCGCATTCTCGTGCATGGCCATGTGCTGGACGAGAATTGCCGGCCGGTTCCAAATGCGCTTGTCGAAATTTGGCAGGCCAATGCCGGTGGCCGCTACAGGCATGTCAAGGATACCTATTTTGCCCCGCTCGACCCGAATTTCGGTGGCTGTGGCCGCACGCTTACGGACGAGGGCGGCTACTATGAATTCCTGACGATCCGGCCAGGCGCGTATCCTTGGCCGAACCGCGCCAATGATTGGCGACCCATGCATATCCACTTCTCGATCTTTGGACACAGTTTCGGCCAGCGCCTCGTCACACAGATGTATTTTGAGGGCGACCCATTGATCGCTCATTGCCCGATTGCCGCTACCGTCAAGGAGCGCAGTCATCTGGATCGCCTGGTGGCACCGCTGGATCTTTCGAAATCGCGCCCGCTGGATTACCTCGCCTACAAGTTCGATATCGTGTTGCGTGGTCGTCGGCAGACAATGTTTGAAAACAAGCTGGAGGGCATGTGA
- the pcaG gene encoding protocatechuate 3,4-dioxygenase subunit alpha yields MVQKLATLAETPSQTAGPYVHIGLMPTYAGNAGSFPQEIGVSPVKDDVKGQMIEIVGSVFDGTGWVLRDALIESWQCDGEGKFPGQDGADPNVSGHCRFAVDEATGEFRLKTVKPGSYVGRGGVRSAPHISLWIVARGINTGLNTRIYFEDEDNSGDPLLGRIEQRPRAETLIAKKVADGKYRFDIRLQGDRETVFLDL; encoded by the coding sequence ATGGTTCAGAAGCTGGCCACTCTTGCTGAAACGCCTTCTCAGACCGCTGGACCATACGTCCACATCGGCCTGATGCCCACTTATGCAGGCAATGCCGGCTCCTTCCCGCAGGAGATAGGCGTATCGCCCGTCAAAGATGACGTGAAGGGGCAGATGATAGAAATTGTCGGTTCCGTCTTCGACGGCACGGGGTGGGTGTTGCGCGACGCGCTGATCGAAAGCTGGCAGTGCGACGGAGAAGGCAAGTTTCCGGGGCAGGATGGTGCCGACCCGAATGTCTCGGGTCATTGCCGCTTCGCCGTCGACGAGGCAACTGGTGAATTCAGGCTTAAAACGGTCAAACCGGGAAGCTATGTGGGACGTGGAGGTGTGAGAAGCGCGCCTCACATTTCACTGTGGATTGTCGCGCGTGGTATCAATACAGGGCTCAACACACGGATCTACTTCGAGGATGAGGACAATTCTGGCGATCCGTTGCTGGGCCGCATCGAGCAGCGCCCGCGGGCGGAGACGCTGATCGCAAAGAAAGTCGCAGACGGGAAATACCGTTTCGACATCCGCCTTCAGGGCGATCGCGAGACGGTGTTTCTCGACCTCTGA
- a CDS encoding 3-carboxy-cis,cis-muconate cycloisomerase → MNVSVFDHPWLAGLFGDPEMAVILSADRQMSHMLAFEAAWSRACGRAGLFNAEEAEAAALAIENARIDLTDIAAGMARDGVPVPRLVQQLKAIAASDAVHRHATSQDVVDTALALTLKEASDLLEARIKAFAAALDELISRFGDAPLMGRTRMQAATVITAGDRIKTWRLPLDDHLKRLSALRADVERVQIGGASGDRRALGVQAGTVVEDVAQVLGLAPTGKAWHTLRHGIADYASFLSLVTGTLGKFGQDTVLMAQQGIDEIALSGGGGSSAMPHKQNPVQGELLVTLARFNATQVSAMHHAMIHEQERSGAAWSLEWMVLPQMLMATARALSAARNMSLAIIRIGEPSGEGKTTNRDHR, encoded by the coding sequence ATGAACGTCTCTGTTTTTGATCATCCATGGCTGGCAGGCTTGTTCGGCGACCCGGAGATGGCCGTGATCCTGAGCGCGGATCGGCAGATGAGCCACATGCTGGCCTTCGAAGCTGCCTGGTCGCGAGCGTGTGGTCGCGCAGGCCTTTTTAATGCCGAAGAGGCTGAGGCCGCGGCGCTCGCAATCGAGAACGCACGAATCGACCTAACCGACATTGCTGCCGGCATGGCACGGGACGGAGTCCCAGTGCCGCGCCTGGTTCAGCAGTTGAAGGCCATTGCGGCTTCCGATGCGGTTCATCGTCATGCCACGTCTCAGGACGTCGTGGACACTGCGCTGGCTCTCACCCTGAAAGAAGCCTCCGATCTTCTGGAAGCGCGCATCAAGGCTTTCGCGGCAGCCCTCGATGAACTCATCAGTCGTTTTGGGGATGCGCCGCTTATGGGGCGCACGCGAATGCAGGCTGCCACCGTGATTACGGCTGGCGATCGGATCAAAACCTGGCGTCTTCCGTTGGATGACCATTTGAAGCGGCTGTCCGCACTACGCGCGGATGTCGAACGGGTTCAGATCGGTGGCGCTTCCGGTGATCGCAGGGCATTGGGCGTTCAGGCCGGAACTGTCGTCGAAGATGTTGCGCAAGTCCTTGGTCTCGCACCCACAGGCAAGGCCTGGCACACCCTGCGCCACGGCATCGCCGACTACGCATCGTTCCTTTCCCTCGTCACGGGGACTCTTGGCAAATTCGGTCAGGATACGGTGCTGATGGCGCAGCAGGGGATCGACGAGATCGCGCTTTCGGGTGGCGGCGGATCATCGGCGATGCCTCACAAGCAAAACCCGGTTCAGGGTGAACTTCTTGTCACGCTTGCCCGCTTCAACGCCACGCAGGTTTCGGCCATGCACCATGCGATGATCCATGAGCAGGAACGTTCTGGGGCGGCGTGGAGCCTTGAATGGATGGTGCTTCCGCAAATGTTGATGGCGACCGCACGAGCGCTTTCAGCGGCCAGGAACATGTCTCTGGCGATAATACGGATTGGCGAACCGTCCGGGGAAGGAAAGACCACCAATCGCGATCATCGATAA
- a CDS encoding amidase, which yields MEPFELSITEAATLIEQKELSPVELVGSVLQRIRELDDNIGAYSLLLAEQAMERARLAEEQIMTGAALPPLHGIPIALKDLIDVAGLPTSASSRVQEGHVAQTDAPVVKQIRESGAIFAGKTHTHEFAFGLTTPQTANPWHTEHTPGGSSGGSAAAVSYGGALAALGTDTGGSIRVPAALCGVVGLKPTRGTVSLEGVIPLAPSLDHVGPITRTVKDAALLLNAISATGRHKPAATALADHDITGVKLGVPVNHFHERLDPEIENALGQLRTSLANAGAELVEVSVPLTDTIMPSQWGIMLAEAAFVHRENIRSRADRFGEDVRLLLETGSLLPAQDYLMAKQAQARLERAWVDMFQNVDALVVPTVPVVAARRDQSTFIWQDGSEEPVVEAYVRLNAAANLTGVPALSVPAGQHSSGLPFGVQFIGPAHSEAVLLKLGQLVEGSTGQRPMPMPAPTPLRT from the coding sequence ATGGAACCGTTTGAACTGTCGATCACCGAAGCGGCCACACTCATCGAACAGAAAGAATTGTCGCCGGTGGAACTCGTCGGGTCCGTCCTCCAGCGAATTCGGGAGCTCGACGACAATATCGGCGCCTATTCTCTACTGCTTGCCGAGCAGGCGATGGAGAGAGCCCGGCTCGCCGAAGAGCAGATCATGACCGGTGCTGCCCTCCCACCGCTGCACGGTATTCCGATCGCCTTGAAGGATCTCATCGATGTTGCCGGGCTGCCAACCAGTGCCAGTTCCAGAGTTCAGGAGGGGCATGTGGCACAAACCGACGCTCCAGTCGTGAAACAGATCAGAGAATCGGGGGCGATTTTCGCCGGCAAGACGCACACGCACGAATTCGCTTTCGGACTCACCACGCCGCAAACCGCCAATCCCTGGCATACCGAACACACGCCGGGCGGCTCGAGCGGTGGTTCTGCCGCGGCAGTGTCTTATGGTGGCGCACTCGCTGCACTGGGCACGGACACCGGTGGATCAATCCGCGTGCCTGCTGCACTATGCGGCGTCGTGGGGTTGAAGCCGACGCGCGGAACGGTTTCACTTGAGGGCGTCATCCCCCTTGCGCCATCGCTCGATCATGTCGGGCCGATCACCCGCACGGTAAAGGATGCGGCGCTTCTTCTGAATGCCATCTCCGCAACTGGACGGCACAAGCCAGCCGCAACCGCACTGGCAGATCATGATATTACCGGAGTAAAGCTTGGCGTGCCGGTCAATCACTTCCATGAGCGCCTCGACCCGGAAATCGAGAATGCTTTGGGACAGCTGCGCACGTCCCTCGCGAACGCGGGCGCCGAGCTCGTGGAAGTCTCGGTCCCACTGACCGACACCATCATGCCCAGCCAATGGGGCATCATGCTCGCGGAAGCGGCTTTCGTTCATCGTGAAAACATTCGATCACGGGCAGACCGTTTCGGAGAAGACGTGCGGCTTCTCCTCGAAACAGGAAGTCTTTTGCCGGCCCAGGACTATCTGATGGCGAAGCAGGCGCAAGCGCGGCTGGAGCGCGCATGGGTGGACATGTTCCAAAATGTCGACGCGCTGGTCGTACCCACGGTGCCAGTCGTGGCGGCAAGACGCGATCAGAGCACATTCATCTGGCAGGACGGCAGCGAAGAGCCAGTGGTGGAGGCTTACGTGAGATTGAACGCTGCCGCCAATCTGACGGGTGTACCGGCGCTGTCGGTCCCGGCCGGCCAGCATTCATCCGGCCTGCCTTTCGGCGTGCAGTTCATCGGCCCCGCCCATTCTGAGGCGGTGCTGCTGAAGCTGGGGCAGTTGGTTGAAGGCAGCACGGGGCAGCGGCCGATGCCGATGCCTGCACCGACTCCCCTGCGCACCTGA
- a CDS encoding MFS transporter, which translates to MTARTIGVSTCPTTQTGLSLHALSLIGFLAASSVPAPLYPLYQAQWGFSAFTITLIFAVYALALLFGLLFFGTMSNRFGRRPVIVAALAIQLVAMALFLLARDSAWLVAARTIQGFATGLATTALAAALLDIDQKAGATINSIAPMIGMGVGALGSGMLAQLAPAPLHFVYLVLVAIFVVQVLRTLRCAETATGLATEPWRPRLRIEIPRQARLTFARVAPINIAVWALGGFFLSLMPSLIGEIAPGQTQVLGGGAVGALTLAGAAAVLTFRNLPVRSALLFGSVAMIVGPAVILGGFSRSSTVALMTGAAISGLGFGAGFLGAMRSLAALATAQQRAGLLSAFYTESYLSNALPALIAGFAAQRIGLVPTATIFGAVIIALSTLSLILNFFATVPTSMDKKP; encoded by the coding sequence ATGACCGCGCGAACGATAGGGGTGTCCACCTGCCCCACAACGCAAACTGGCCTGAGCCTGCACGCTTTGTCTCTCATCGGGTTTCTTGCAGCGTCGAGCGTCCCGGCGCCGCTATATCCGCTGTATCAGGCACAATGGGGCTTTTCCGCCTTCACCATTACGCTGATTTTTGCCGTCTATGCGCTGGCCCTGCTTTTCGGCCTGCTGTTCTTCGGGACGATGTCGAACCGTTTCGGCAGGCGCCCGGTCATCGTCGCTGCGCTGGCAATACAACTCGTTGCCATGGCTCTGTTTCTTCTGGCTCGGGACAGCGCCTGGTTGGTTGCCGCGCGCACCATCCAGGGCTTTGCCACCGGCCTCGCAACCACAGCCCTTGCCGCAGCATTGCTGGATATCGATCAGAAAGCGGGGGCAACCATCAACAGCATCGCCCCGATGATCGGAATGGGGGTTGGGGCACTGGGCTCAGGCATGCTCGCACAACTCGCACCCGCACCACTGCATTTCGTCTACCTTGTTTTGGTAGCGATTTTTGTTGTTCAGGTTTTGCGTACCCTGCGCTGCGCGGAGACCGCAACCGGGCTTGCAACCGAGCCCTGGCGCCCTCGCCTGCGGATCGAAATCCCCCGACAGGCCCGCCTGACCTTTGCACGGGTCGCGCCGATCAATATTGCGGTCTGGGCGCTTGGCGGGTTCTTCCTCTCCCTGATGCCTTCCCTGATTGGAGAGATCGCGCCGGGCCAGACGCAGGTTCTGGGAGGCGGAGCGGTGGGTGCGTTGACGCTTGCCGGAGCCGCAGCGGTATTGACCTTCCGTAACCTACCCGTGCGATCCGCGCTGCTTTTTGGAAGCGTCGCCATGATCGTCGGTCCCGCTGTCATTCTTGGCGGGTTCAGTCGGTCCAGCACGGTGGCTCTCATGACCGGAGCCGCCATTTCGGGGCTAGGCTTCGGAGCGGGTTTTCTGGGTGCCATGCGCAGCCTCGCTGCTCTTGCCACAGCCCAGCAACGCGCTGGACTGCTCTCGGCATTCTACACCGAAAGCTATCTCTCGAATGCTCTCCCGGCCCTTATTGCGGGTTTTGCGGCACAGCGCATCGGTCTGGTTCCGACTGCAACGATCTTCGGCGCGGTCATCATTGCGCTCTCCACGCTGTCCCTGATCCTGAACTTTTTCGCAACAGTTCCGACCTCGATGGACAAGAAGCCATGA
- a CDS encoding TetR/AcrR family transcriptional regulator gives MKNSDRATEVVPRPGGRSARVQAAVFKAVEELKQEGDPSGLTVPAIASRAGVTPSTIYRRWGTLNELLSEVAARNLRPDAPPEKTGNWRNDLAIWLQQFVEEMSSEPGREMLREVLGGERSDNAGQCSAYTRQQLETILDRVAEGEDLPTDVDKLLDRVIAPIMYRILFTAEPPDREWAQTLLDKTLESGQSRC, from the coding sequence ATGAAAAATTCAGATCGTGCGACCGAAGTGGTTCCAAGGCCCGGAGGGCGCTCTGCCCGGGTCCAGGCGGCTGTCTTCAAGGCTGTGGAAGAGCTGAAACAAGAGGGCGATCCGTCTGGACTGACCGTTCCTGCCATCGCATCACGGGCTGGGGTAACGCCGTCGACGATTTACCGTCGCTGGGGCACTCTCAACGAACTTCTCTCCGAGGTGGCTGCCAGGAACCTGCGGCCCGACGCCCCGCCGGAGAAAACAGGCAATTGGCGGAACGATCTGGCGATCTGGTTGCAGCAATTTGTCGAGGAAATGTCTTCCGAACCGGGGCGGGAAATGCTGCGTGAGGTTCTTGGCGGCGAGCGTTCCGACAATGCCGGACAATGCTCCGCTTACACGCGCCAGCAACTGGAAACGATTCTCGACCGAGTGGCAGAGGGAGAAGACCTGCCGACCGATGTTGATAAACTTCTCGATCGGGTTATCGCTCCGATCATGTATCGTATCCTTTTCACGGCTGAGCCGCCGGACCGGGAATGGGCGCAGACCCTGCTCGACAAGACTTTGGAGAGCGGTCAATCCCGCTGTTGA
- a CDS encoding GntR family transcriptional regulator gives MSRRANSLSPGMAKPERIATVLEREIRSGALGFGERLQSENELVQRFSVSRNTVRRGLEELSSRGLITTKVGIGSFVTFDGKMVDDAIGWSKALADAGANVQTRTLRLEVIEDPELAEMLGIEKPAFIAVDRARSNVGTGYAISIERSRLPLSAELEEVPLKGLRQGSLHQTLRGAGLIPDHGEEWADIEMLSPEDAAILGCESGTPFLRTRRLTRRPNGYPIEYVTSLLNPKHFALHLEF, from the coding sequence ATGTCTCGACGCGCGAATTCGCTATCACCGGGGATGGCAAAGCCTGAGCGGATTGCCACGGTTCTGGAACGGGAGATCCGCTCTGGCGCGCTCGGGTTTGGCGAGCGGCTGCAAAGTGAGAACGAGTTGGTGCAGCGCTTCTCCGTCAGTCGCAATACGGTGCGACGCGGACTGGAGGAACTCTCGTCAAGGGGGCTCATCACGACGAAGGTTGGGATCGGCTCATTCGTCACGTTTGACGGAAAGATGGTCGATGACGCGATTGGCTGGTCGAAAGCGCTGGCTGATGCCGGGGCCAATGTCCAGACCCGTACACTACGCCTTGAAGTTATCGAGGATCCGGAACTGGCCGAGATGCTCGGCATCGAAAAGCCGGCCTTCATCGCTGTCGATCGTGCACGCAGCAATGTGGGCACCGGTTACGCAATCTCCATCGAACGCTCGCGTCTGCCCCTGTCGGCTGAACTCGAAGAGGTTCCGCTCAAAGGGCTGCGACAAGGCTCCCTGCACCAGACACTGCGAGGAGCAGGGCTGATCCCGGATCATGGGGAAGAGTGGGCCGACATAGAAATGTTGTCGCCCGAGGATGCGGCGATTCTGGGTTGCGAGAGCGGAACGCCGTTTCTCCGCACGCGCCGGCTGACACGCAGGCCGAACGGATATCCCATCGAGTACGTCACCAGCTTGCTCAACCCCAAGCACTTTGCACTGCACCTGGAGTTTTGA
- a CDS encoding ADP-ribosylglycohydrolase family protein — MSDRSVAEDRAKAALIGGALGDALGMPTQLFSPDQIRETYGFVENFVVPVPDHPVSKGLPAGAITDDTEQALLLAQILLESDGAFDHHRWVNALVEWERDVKARGSYDLLGPSTKRAIDAINSGTPPEEAGRDGDTNGAAMRIAPVGIMMPSDAPAALVAKVAETCRATHNTSMAIASAAAVAAAVSHGVSGGDWRDVVRHAIGAAKLGAGHGHWVAGPDISARICWATDLVRNEPAERAIGLISELVGTGVASQQSVPAAFAVLEVAQGNPWRAAVISANLGGDTDTIGAIAAGMAGACAGMNSLPQNRIAELNGLDMGIVETLATKLVAERFRRFGGEEAA, encoded by the coding sequence ATGTCGGACAGGTCAGTTGCTGAAGATCGGGCAAAGGCTGCGTTGATCGGCGGTGCATTGGGTGACGCGCTGGGCATGCCCACCCAATTGTTTTCGCCGGACCAGATACGCGAAACCTACGGGTTCGTGGAAAATTTCGTTGTGCCCGTTCCCGATCACCCGGTGTCGAAAGGACTTCCAGCCGGAGCAATAACCGACGACACGGAGCAGGCGCTTCTGTTGGCGCAAATCCTCCTTGAATCAGACGGCGCGTTTGACCACCACCGGTGGGTAAATGCGCTTGTCGAGTGGGAGCGAGACGTTAAGGCGCGCGGAAGCTACGATTTGCTCGGGCCCTCAACCAAGCGAGCCATTGACGCGATCAACAGTGGCACACCGCCTGAAGAGGCGGGGCGCGACGGCGACACCAACGGTGCCGCCATGCGCATCGCCCCGGTCGGCATCATGATGCCGTCCGACGCACCGGCTGCGTTGGTCGCCAAGGTGGCCGAAACCTGCCGCGCGACGCACAACACATCCATGGCGATTGCATCGGCAGCGGCAGTGGCAGCTGCCGTCAGCCACGGTGTTTCCGGCGGTGACTGGCGCGATGTGGTCAGACACGCCATAGGGGCCGCGAAACTGGGTGCAGGCCATGGGCACTGGGTGGCGGGCCCTGATATTTCAGCGCGCATTTGTTGGGCGACAGACCTCGTGCGAAACGAGCCCGCAGAACGCGCGATTGGGTTGATCTCGGAGCTCGTGGGCACAGGCGTTGCAAGCCAGCAGTCGGTACCCGCTGCTTTTGCGGTGCTCGAAGTGGCGCAGGGAAATCCGTGGCGTGCTGCGGTCATCAGCGCCAATCTTGGTGGCGACACCGATACGATCGGGGCGATTGCTGCAGGCATGGCCGGCGCGTGTGCGGGCATGAACAGCCTGCCGCAGAACCGCATCGCCGAGTTGAACGGCCTCGACATGGGGATTGTAGAAACATTGGCTACGAAACTCGTTGCAGAGCGCTTTCGCCGTTTTGGGGGCGAGGAGGCGGCATGA
- a CDS encoding PfkB family carbohydrate kinase produces the protein MTRLIHAGSAVVDYVYRIDALPKPGGEMTASSYNRIAGGGFNVMVAARRTGLPVAFAGRHGTGPEGDFLRAAFAAEGVETLTPPASDLDSGNCVVLVTADAERTFVSWPGAEAALTIADLAPITLQEADWVFISGYTLTYPDSRQALADWVESLPASTPVVFDPTPVVAEIPSSIRTRVLARTTWLSCNSVEARTLAGAADPATNAVLLMAEHCPRANGVVIRSGAFGAHLLLRDGSIGVVDGFSVPAVDTNGAGDTHIGAFVAALARGEQPFAAVRYANAAAAISVGRHGGCAAPGDTEIRAFLTERKCSGPAEEMRREQKK, from the coding sequence ATGACACGTCTCATCCATGCCGGCAGCGCCGTTGTTGATTACGTCTACCGGATCGACGCCTTGCCGAAACCCGGCGGCGAAATGACCGCATCGAGCTACAACCGCATCGCCGGTGGCGGCTTCAACGTGATGGTCGCAGCCAGACGGACCGGTCTGCCGGTTGCGTTTGCCGGTCGCCATGGCACAGGGCCAGAAGGGGATTTTCTGCGTGCGGCGTTTGCGGCAGAAGGGGTGGAAACCTTGACCCCGCCGGCATCCGATCTAGACAGCGGGAATTGTGTGGTGCTCGTCACCGCCGATGCCGAACGAACCTTTGTCTCCTGGCCCGGCGCAGAAGCGGCGTTGACGATCGCGGACCTGGCCCCGATAACCTTGCAGGAAGCCGATTGGGTTTTCATATCGGGCTACACTCTCACTTATCCAGACAGCCGTCAGGCGTTGGCAGACTGGGTGGAGTCGTTGCCGGCGAGTACCCCGGTCGTTTTCGACCCGACGCCGGTTGTGGCCGAGATACCTTCTTCCATTCGCACCCGCGTTCTGGCCCGCACTACATGGCTGAGCTGCAATTCCGTGGAAGCGCGTACACTTGCCGGTGCGGCCGATCCTGCAACCAATGCAGTCCTTCTCATGGCCGAACATTGCCCTCGTGCGAATGGCGTGGTCATCCGCTCCGGGGCATTTGGCGCGCATCTGCTTTTGCGTGATGGAAGCATTGGCGTTGTGGACGGGTTTTCGGTGCCTGCCGTCGATACGAATGGCGCTGGCGACACGCATATCGGTGCCTTCGTCGCAGCACTGGCGCGGGGTGAACAACCCTTCGCGGCCGTGCGCTATGCCAACGCGGCGGCGGCAATCTCGGTCGGTCGGCATGGCGGCTGCGCAGCGCCCGGCGACACTGAAATACGGGCGTTCCTGACCGAGCGGAAGTGCAGTGGACCTGCCGAAGAGATGCGCAGGGAACAAAAAAAATGA